The Orcinus orca chromosome 16, mOrcOrc1.1, whole genome shotgun sequence genome includes a window with the following:
- the CEP20 gene encoding centrosomal protein 20 isoform X5 has translation MATVAELKAVLKDTLEKRGVLGHLKARIRAEVFSALDDESEPRPLLSHENLLINELIREYLEFNKYKYTASVLIAESGQPIVPLDRQFLIRELNAFEESKDNTIPLLYGILAHFLHGTKDDIQNTFLKGSSLQPPNPNLGRQPNGRKQMEDHRQKEQGRSANTENLHTSPAMKR, from the exons ATGGCGACTGTTGCTGAGCTGAAGGCGG tTTTAAAGGACACCTTGGAAAAAAGAGGAGTATTAGGGCATTTAAAAGCAAGGATTCGAGCTGAAGTTTTCAGTGCTCTTGATGATGAAAGTGAACCTCGACCATTATTGTCTCATGAAAACCttctaattaatgaattaattcgGGAGTATTTGGAATTCAACAAATATAAGTATACAGCATCTGTCCTCATAGCAG AATCTGGTCAACCCATAGTTCCATTGGACAGACAGTTTCTCATCCGTGAACTAAATGCATTTGAAGAATCAAAGGATAATACAAT ACCTCTTTTATATGGAATTTTAGCTCATTTCTTGCATGGAACTAAGGATGACATCCAAAATACATTTCTGAAAGGGTCTTCACTTCAGCCTCCAAACCCAAATCTTGGCAGACAACCTAATGGAAGAAAGCAAATGG AGGACCACCGACAGAAGGAGCAGGGGAGGAGCGCTAACACTGAAAACCTGCACACTTCTCCCGCAATGAAGAGATGA
- the CEP20 gene encoding centrosomal protein 20 isoform X2 encodes MATVAELKAGECEWEACRLNFVGLQPVKRMGRNEVLKDTLEKRGVLGHLKARIRAEVFSALDDESEPRPLLSHENLLINELIREYLEFNKYKYTASVLIAESGQPIVPLDRQFLIRELNAFEESKDNTIPLLYGILAHFLHGTKDDIQNTFLKGSSLQPPNPNLGRQPNGRKQMVKAWSPNHWTAREFPEQI; translated from the exons ATGGCGACTGTTGCTGAGCTGAAGGCGGGTGAGTGCGAATGGGAAGCTTGCCGGCTGAACTTTGTCGGCcttcagcctgtgaaaaggatgGGACGAAATGAGG tTTTAAAGGACACCTTGGAAAAAAGAGGAGTATTAGGGCATTTAAAAGCAAGGATTCGAGCTGAAGTTTTCAGTGCTCTTGATGATGAAAGTGAACCTCGACCATTATTGTCTCATGAAAACCttctaattaatgaattaattcgGGAGTATTTGGAATTCAACAAATATAAGTATACAGCATCTGTCCTCATAGCAG AATCTGGTCAACCCATAGTTCCATTGGACAGACAGTTTCTCATCCGTGAACTAAATGCATTTGAAGAATCAAAGGATAATACAAT ACCTCTTTTATATGGAATTTTAGCTCATTTCTTGCATGGAACTAAGGATGACATCCAAAATACATTTCTGAAAGGGTCTTCACTTCAGCCTCCAAACCCAAATCTTGGCAGACAACCTAATGGAAGAAAGCAAATGG tgaaagcgtggagtcctaaccactggactgccagggaattcccagaacaaATATAA
- the CEP20 gene encoding centrosomal protein 20 isoform X3, translating to MATVAELKAGECEWEACRLNFVGLQPVKRMGRNEVLKDTLEKRGVLGHLKARIRAEVFSALDDESEPRPLLSHENLLINELIREYLEFNKYKYTASVLIAESGQPIVPLDRQFLIRELNAFEESKDNTIPLLYGILAHFLHGTKDDIQNTFLKGSSLQPPNPNLGRQPNGRKQMVFLNCHEQY from the exons ATGGCGACTGTTGCTGAGCTGAAGGCGGGTGAGTGCGAATGGGAAGCTTGCCGGCTGAACTTTGTCGGCcttcagcctgtgaaaaggatgGGACGAAATGAGG tTTTAAAGGACACCTTGGAAAAAAGAGGAGTATTAGGGCATTTAAAAGCAAGGATTCGAGCTGAAGTTTTCAGTGCTCTTGATGATGAAAGTGAACCTCGACCATTATTGTCTCATGAAAACCttctaattaatgaattaattcgGGAGTATTTGGAATTCAACAAATATAAGTATACAGCATCTGTCCTCATAGCAG AATCTGGTCAACCCATAGTTCCATTGGACAGACAGTTTCTCATCCGTGAACTAAATGCATTTGAAGAATCAAAGGATAATACAAT ACCTCTTTTATATGGAATTTTAGCTCATTTCTTGCATGGAACTAAGGATGACATCCAAAATACATTTCTGAAAGGGTCTTCACTTCAGCCTCCAAACCCAAATCTTGGCAGACAACCTAATGGAAGAAAGCAAATGG TTTTCCTGAACTGCCATGAGCAATATTGa
- the CEP20 gene encoding centrosomal protein 20 isoform X4 yields the protein MATVAELKAGECEWEACRLNFVGLQPVKRMGRNEVLKDTLEKRGVLGHLKARIRAEVFSALDDESEPRPLLSHENLLINELIREYLEFNKYKYTASVLIAESGQPIVPLDRQFLIRELNAFEESKDNTIPLLYGILAHFLHGTKDDIQNTFLKGSSLQPPNPNLGRQPNGRKQMDLKAKYL from the exons ATGGCGACTGTTGCTGAGCTGAAGGCGGGTGAGTGCGAATGGGAAGCTTGCCGGCTGAACTTTGTCGGCcttcagcctgtgaaaaggatgGGACGAAATGAGG tTTTAAAGGACACCTTGGAAAAAAGAGGAGTATTAGGGCATTTAAAAGCAAGGATTCGAGCTGAAGTTTTCAGTGCTCTTGATGATGAAAGTGAACCTCGACCATTATTGTCTCATGAAAACCttctaattaatgaattaattcgGGAGTATTTGGAATTCAACAAATATAAGTATACAGCATCTGTCCTCATAGCAG AATCTGGTCAACCCATAGTTCCATTGGACAGACAGTTTCTCATCCGTGAACTAAATGCATTTGAAGAATCAAAGGATAATACAAT ACCTCTTTTATATGGAATTTTAGCTCATTTCTTGCATGGAACTAAGGATGACATCCAAAATACATTTCTGAAAGGGTCTTCACTTCAGCCTCCAAACCCAAATCTTGGCAGACAACCTAATGGAAGAAAGCAAATGG ATCTGAAAgcaaaatatttgtga
- the CEP20 gene encoding centrosomal protein 20 isoform X1, with amino-acid sequence MATVAELKAGECEWEACRLNFVGLQPVKRMGRNEVLKDTLEKRGVLGHLKARIRAEVFSALDDESEPRPLLSHENLLINELIREYLEFNKYKYTASVLIAESGQPIVPLDRQFLIRELNAFEESKDNTIPLLYGILAHFLHGTKDDIQNTFLKGSSLQPPNPNLGRQPNGRKQMEDHRQKEQGRSANTENLHTSPAMKR; translated from the exons ATGGCGACTGTTGCTGAGCTGAAGGCGGGTGAGTGCGAATGGGAAGCTTGCCGGCTGAACTTTGTCGGCcttcagcctgtgaaaaggatgGGACGAAATGAGG tTTTAAAGGACACCTTGGAAAAAAGAGGAGTATTAGGGCATTTAAAAGCAAGGATTCGAGCTGAAGTTTTCAGTGCTCTTGATGATGAAAGTGAACCTCGACCATTATTGTCTCATGAAAACCttctaattaatgaattaattcgGGAGTATTTGGAATTCAACAAATATAAGTATACAGCATCTGTCCTCATAGCAG AATCTGGTCAACCCATAGTTCCATTGGACAGACAGTTTCTCATCCGTGAACTAAATGCATTTGAAGAATCAAAGGATAATACAAT ACCTCTTTTATATGGAATTTTAGCTCATTTCTTGCATGGAACTAAGGATGACATCCAAAATACATTTCTGAAAGGGTCTTCACTTCAGCCTCCAAACCCAAATCTTGGCAGACAACCTAATGGAAGAAAGCAAATGG AGGACCACCGACAGAAGGAGCAGGGGAGGAGCGCTAACACTGAAAACCTGCACACTTCTCCCGCAATGAAGAGATGA